The Rattus norvegicus strain BN/NHsdMcwi chromosome 2, GRCr8, whole genome shotgun sequence nucleotide sequence TTGACAGGTGGCATTTCACAAGCTGAAAGAACGCTTACGAAGCCAGGAGAATAGCTGCTGTCCCGACAAGCTGCAATTTCCCTCTCAGAACAGACATGCAGGAAAGAAACCTGTCCAGGAAGTTGACAGCCAAGTACAGGGTCTCTGTGCGGAGTTTATATTCTTCCCCAACCTCCACCAGCCAGTCCACCAGGATGGCGCGCATGCCCTCCGTGATGTCCGGCTGCTTCCTCATGTAGTGAGCCTTGGGTCTGTGTCTTACCTGGTGGAGGAAAGAGTGTGGTTCTTCAAATGGTTGCACTAGCAAAGACCCACTCCCTAGTattgttcctattttgtggagAAATCTCAGGAACCAAGACTAGGAGGATTTGGTTCCTGGCCAAATAAATCTTTATCACACAACAGGGAGGAAACATGAGATTCTAGTTTTGTCATGGGATGAGTTGGAGGGGAAACATTGATATGTGTTTGATTGAGTACTTAACTCAGATACTTGAAACCATATAgaaagcatgtatgtatttgaTATTAGGTATTATGACATCAAGTTGAGTGTCCCTTGTTCCAAGTACTTGGGCTCAGAGTCATTCATtctcgttttgtttgtttgtttgtttctttctttctttccttttcttttatagaTTTCTTATGTCTAAAAGATCTCACATTGATGCCACTTGCTAATGcccatggttaagagcatgtaaTACAAAGACAGGTCTTATCTTCTAGAGCCTGAACCCAGGGTCGGGAAACTCACTTCAGCTTCTCGAAGGTATCGATGAATCTCCTCTGCATATTCCGTTACGTTGATCACATCTGAACCAAAATCCGTTGCTTCCTCCGACTGGGCATGGGCGGTGGAGTCAACCAGCATTGGGGAAACTGCAGAGGTTCAATGTGGTCAGGTGAGTGGTTTCATTAAAGGCTCATCAGATGCACTCACCCTCACAGGAAGCTGTGAACCATCATGTTGCCTGCTACTCTCCTTGAACACGGTGCAGGGCTGTGAACACAGGGCACCAGCAGCCCTAGGGGAGCCAGATTACCTGTGTTGAAATCCAGCAGGAAGTGGAGATCTGACTTGAGCATGCTGGTGTCTACTTCATACACATCCTCAAACACTATGCCCTCTCTCCCTGGGCAGCTGTCTCTGTCCCCCTGTTCAGGATCATCCATGTAGATATCAAATCCATGCTTGGCTGGCTCACTGACCCCGTTGTCAGGGAGTACTTTCTTTCCAGCTGCAGGGAAGACATTTTCTGATCCAGAAAAACATCTGATCGTTGCGatctccttaaaaacaaaacgaaaacagtTATACCTCCTGTGGGGGCCCCATCCACTGTGAGCAATGTAAGGGCATGTTGATCAAATCAGGACTTTGGCAAAGTCAGAGCAAATTCTAAGTCGGAATATCTAAGCTGGCCATCTAATTCCAAATACGGGACATCTAAGAAGATAATTTCCCCTTTCATTTTGTTCACATGTGTCCTATAGAAAGAGTTCTGCCTAAGATTTGCCATCTTCCTTACATGGGTATtcaagagaattcctggctataAAAGCAAGAAGAGCCCTGTGCACTCAGAAAACTGATTAGTTACAATGTGCAAGAGGAAAGTTGCAATTTGCCCTTGGCATCTAGAGCACTGCAGTGTTTTATACGAACTCAGCAGCACCCTTGATACTGAGTGATTGAATTTCTCTAGTCCTCTGCTTAAATACTTAGCTCTCCAGTATAGGGTGAGTATGTATCTCATGACTTCAGAAATCTATGCTACAGAAATGTTTCTACATGGTATGAAAATCTTTTTGCATAACAACACACTTACTCTTGGAGAAATTTTTTCAAATCATTGCTGTACTTGATTCAAGAACGACAGGAACAATGGCAGCCCTGTCATAGTGAACACTCACCCTTGGGAGAGTCGTGCATGGAAGCCAGGTGAGACAGGGCAGCCCTAAGCTGGGCCTTGACTCTTACAGACACCGTTGCCACCCCCACTgtgaacattttatatttaatatttattggaTGCCACTTTCCAGCTCATATGTCACTACTTTCCATTGATCAACTTAAACTTAAATTCAGTAAAACAATTTGTGGTGAAAATGttagggaaaaaaatcccaagaGACAAGTTACAACCAGCCATGACTTATATGATTCATGTTACTACTGAGTTTGAGttttgctctctctgcctctgcctctgcctctgcctctgcctctgcctctgcctctgcctctgcctctgcctctgcctctgcctctgcctctgcctctgcctctgcctctgcctctgcctctgcctctgcctctgcctctgcctctgcctctgcctctgcctctgcctctgcctctgcctctgcctctctgcctctgcctctgcctctgcctctgcctctgcctctgcctctgcctctgtctctctgtctctctgtctctctgtctctctgtgtgtgtgtatgtgtgtgtctgtgtgtgtctgtgtgtgtgtctgtgtgtgtatctgtgtatgtgtgtctctctgtgtgtatctgtgtatgtgtgcctgtgtctgtctgtgtgtcatgGACAAGGCACTGAGGAGAGGCAACATGCATTATAACACATCTAGAGAGAAAACTGTTCCCCAAACTGAGCAAGAAGAAATGatatcaaagaagaaagaatggtCAATTATGTGGAAGGCgccaatatataaagaaaaaagggggaacaGCAGGAGAAGATGCAGAAACAGAGAGCATCTAGTCAACAGACCCACTGTGCTCCCTTGGCCAGGCACATTACTCTTACAGACAATAGGAATACCACAGAGGTGTCATCCCACACTGTCACCTTGGTGGACACACATCCTATTGGGATCTCTGATTTCCGAGAAATCTTGGTGTAACTGGAGCAGTGGTTGCACAGAGCCATGTAGCTGAATGAGGTTGAAGGTGGGATGATTCTCACACATCTGTACATGTTTGATGTACATGAGacagagcaaagagaagagaaagagaagttgtTGGAGAGCCAAGTTCTTGAAAGCCAGGAAGCCATGAGGGGCTTCGCATAGGTGCAAGAGCTGGGACACAGCAGTAACAGAACAGCATGGGAATGGCCCAGGGAAGCATTAGGAATTGCAGCTGCTAACCCAAAGACAACAAACCTGCAGTGTCAGAACTAGGAAGGCTGGGGAAGGAGGAGCCTGAAGTTGAGGCCATTTAGAGCTACAtgtcagttcaaagccagctttgcTAGACTCCCCCTACCTCCTGGAGTGGGGAAAAAGAGAAGGTTCAGACTATGGGATACTTCTGAGAAATCAGATTATCTTATTCCTTATTCAGAAGGAACAGGACTTATGGAGATTAAGGAATCAAGATGACTTTGGGAGTTAAAGACACTCCCTGACAAGCCTGGtgatctgagttcaagccccggaaggagagaaggagcttCCAAactcgtcctctgacctccacatgaatgcCGTGGCAATGcatgctcacagacacacagcatGCATGTACGGTTGTACATACACAGTAATACGgaaatcaaattattttaaaaccaagatgcaaacagattttttaaaaaagaatgggaATCAGGCAGCAGAGGGTGTGTATGGTGGAGTGTAGAGGGGCCACCAAGCAGTGGCTCCAGGCAGCACCGGTGTGAACATGAAACAAGGTCATTTTAGTACAGACACCAGTTCCAATTCATAAATTCAGGTCTCGGGTGTAAGTTTAAAGAACGAACATTGCTAATCAAGTTCTACTTAAACTCCTGTCACTTATTAAAAGGATCATTTTGGGTATCTCTGACATCAGTGGATCAAGTCCTTACAAAAGGCAGTGGCCTTGAAGGAAGTGATAAGGGGCCTCTAAAGGAGCCTCTACCAGAACACTTGGTACTTCCAGACTGGACTCCTGTAAGCACCAGCTCTGGGTTCCATAGACTCGCAATACGGAGTACAAGCATCCTTATGTCTAGTagcaggctgggggtgggggtgattttattttctatctcaaaaaaaaaccaTCATTGCAGATTCAGATTTCTTCTCTTAAACGTCTGGATTCCTGTCTTCAGTGAAAAATCCTATAGTTGGTTTGGAGCAGACAAGTATGTAACTATCCCAGTGTCCATTCCTGGTCTGCAGTGGTAGAGATGTGAGCTCTAGAAGcaacttttattttataaagtaagCTGGTGTATCCTGGCACACACAGTGTGCCCACGGAGCACAGCATAAGCTCTCCCTGATTACTTCGTGGTGGCCTAGCTCCTCCTGAACACCTTTCTGGCCCAGAGCATCTCCAGGGCTATCGTACAGCGTAATTGCATTCTTTCTGGCTAGCCCTCGAGTCACTTAACCCAAAACAGTCCCTACACATATGTTCTTCATGGGGGAggctacacacacatatgcacatatgtgcgcACACGTACACTATCACAGAAAGCCTTCTTTATCTACAGCATCTTTCCCAGCGTTTGTGACACACAGGCACGGGTGCatgactgtacacacacacacacacacacgcagcaagGCTTCTTTCTCTGCAGCATCTTTCCTGGtgttacatgcacacacgcacacacacacacacacacacacacacacacacacacaagtatattgCCAACCCTTCTCCGTAGAGTATTTCCTGGTGCTCCTGGGTCATTACCTGGCCACAGGCCCTCCTGTACTGCTCATTTTCAGTCAACACTCCTAGCACGGTTCTCTGTGGGGGATCCTGGCCAAGCTGAGCTCGGGTGAGCATCTGACAAGCATCAGGACCTTGGCCCACTGGAGGCAGTGCGACTCCACTCTTCGAGCTGTGGCGACGCATTGCCTAGCAAGCCACAGCCTGCTGCTATCCCGGAAAAAGAAGGAGACACAGTTAGTTTACTTCTCAACCTGGGGATccagaaatgcagaaaaaaaaaaaaaaaagagtgccaaGCCCCAGAGGTCACAACTTCTCAACAAACATTAAGGTCCCAAGTGACAGCTCACGCATCAGAACAACCAACTAACTCAGAATGGTTGAATGGTTGAATAGTTGAATGGTTGAATGGTTGAATGGTTGAATGGTTGAATGGGCTTTAATATGACCCCAGTCTTAAAGTTGCAGAGAGAGAGCCTGCCCAAACGCCACTCACGATTCTCTGCCCACATTAATTtaggggagggggaagcagaACCTATgattcctgatcctccttccCCCACACCCTCTTCCTGATCTGGGGCTAAATCCAGGATCCCTGACTGGGGACAGATGAGTCTCCTTCCCAAGCGATAAGCAGGTGCTTCTTTCCAGAAGTAAGTCCCCCAAACCTGCTTGGGAACCCACAGCCGGCCCTGCTTCTCAGGTTCTTCTCTGGGCGATTAGCAAGCGCACCCGGGCCGGGGCGGGGAGGGCGGGGCCGTGCGCAGAGGGAGGGGACCCCGGAGTGGAGGGATTCCAGGGGCGTCGGCTCCAGCGGCCTTGACTAGTGCGCTCGCCACTGAGGACTTTCGACCCAGCCGCGTCTGTTGAATCAGCCAATCAGCAGCCACCCCGAGCCCAGCAGAGCCGCTTCCATGCCAACCGCGGCGGGCGTGCGCCCGAAGCCTCATCGCCCTGGCGACCGCTCACCTGCAGCGCTGTCCGCTGATGCTCGGCCCCCGGGGCGCTGCGGGGCGCGGCCAACCGCGCAGCCCGGGGCTCCTGAGCCGCAAAGCCAGGGGTGCCAGGCACACCGAACCGCAACGCACAGCACGTCGCCACTCGCGCCCCTTGGTCGGCGTCACCAGGGAGGGCGGATGGCGGCCTGACCACTGTGGCCGCCCTGAAAGGGACTGTTCCCCAGGAACCGGTTCCCCCAACAGACACGAACCCCTCCCGC carries:
- the Ccna1 gene encoding cyclin-A1 gives rise to the protein MRRHSSKSGVALPPVGQGPDACQMLTRAQLGQDPPQRTVLGVLTENEQYRRACGQEIATIRCFSGSENVFPAAGKKVLPDNGVSEPAKHGFDIYMDDPEQGDRDSCPGREGIVFEDVYEVDTSMLKSDLHFLLDFNTVSPMLVDSTAHAQSEEATDFGSDVINVTEYAEEIHRYLREAEVRHRPKAHYMRKQPDITEGMRAILVDWLVEVGEEYKLRTETLYLAVNFLDRFLSCMSVLRGKLQLVGTAAILLASKYEEIYPPDVDEFVYITDDTYTKRQLLRMEHLLLKVLAFDLTVPTTNQFLLQYLRRQGVCIRTENLAKYVAELSLLEADPFLKYLPSLVAAAAYCLANYIVNRHFWPETLAAFTGYSLNEIVPCLSELHKACLSIPHRPQQAIREKYKASKYLHVSLMEPPVVLPLQ
- the Ccna1 gene encoding cyclin-A1 isoform X2, whose protein sequence is MRRHSSKSGVALPPVGQGPDACQMLTRAQLGQDPPQRTVLGVLTENEQYRRACGQEIATIRCFSGSENVFPAAGKKVLPDNGVSEPAKHGFDIYMDDPEQGDRDSCPGREGIVFEDVYEVDTSMLKSDLHFLLDFNTVSPMLVDSTAHAQSEEATDFGSDVINVTEYAEEIHRYLREAEVRHRPKAHYMRKQPDITEGMRAILVDWLVEVGEEYKLRTETLYLAVNFLDRFLSCMSVLRGKLQLVGTAAILLASKYEEIYPPDVDEFVYITDDTYTKRQLLRMEHLLLKVLAFDLTVPTTNQFLLQYLRRQGVCIRTENLAKYVAELSLLEADPFLKYLPSLVAAAAYCLANYIVNRHFWVPARVPHGATRSSSPAVNGSAQQPHQQAYSDLLQFSAGRAN
- the Ccna1 gene encoding cyclin-A1 isoform X3 → MRRHSSKSGVALPPVGQGPDACQMLTRAQLGQDPPQRTVLGVLTENEQYRRACGQEIATIRCFSGSENVFPAAGKKVLPDNGVSEPAKHGFDIYMDDPEQGDRDSCPGREGIVFEDVYEVDTSMLKSDLHFLLDFNTVSPMLVDSTAHAQSEEATDFGSDVINVTEYAEEIHRYLREAEVRHRPKAHYMRKQPDITEGMRAILVDWLVEVGEEYKLRTETLYLAVNFLDRKYEEIYPPDVDEFVYITDDTYTKRQLLRMEHLLLKVLAFDLTVPTTNQFLLQYLRRQGVCIRTENLAKYVAELSLLEADPFLKYLPSLVAAAAYCLANYIVNRHFWPETLAAFTGYSLNEIVPCLSELHKACLSIPHRPQQAIREKYKASKYLHVSLMEPPVVLPLQ
- the Ccna1 gene encoding cyclin-A1 isoform X4, which encodes MRRHSSKSGVALPPVGQGPDACQMLTRAQLGQDPPQRTVLGVLTENEQYRRACGQEIATIRCFSGSENVFPAAGKKVLPDNGVSEPAKHGFDIYMDDPEQGDRDSCPGREGIVFEDVYEVDTSMLKSDLHFLLDFNTVSPMLVDSTAHAQSEEATDFGSDVINVTEYAEEIHRYLREAEVRHRPKAHYMRKQPDITEGMRAILVDWLVEVGEEYKLRTETLYLAVNFLDRKYEEIYPPDVDEFVYITDDTYTKRQLLRMEHLLLKVLAFDLTVPTTNQFLLQYLRRQGVCIRTENLAKYVAELSLLEADPFLKYLPSLVAAAAYCLANYIVNRHFWVPARVPHGATRSSSPAVNGSAQQPHQQAYSDLLQFSAGRAN